One Methanohalophilus mahii DSM 5219 genomic window carries:
- a CDS encoding ferredoxin domain-containing protein produces the protein MEQNPEKKEVAEMARIVLAAARTAPKGKGIDDIVTALADRKDMEDIATEMEKIADEKGDGFQFLKRDAANVRQADAFIAIGVKHSEPLKLNCAACGFATCADMKSQKRTEGDYAGPNCAFKNIDLGIAIGSAVAKAKDLCIDNRIMYSAGSAARSLGLIEADVVLGIPLSVSGKNPFFDRKWP, from the coding sequence ATGGAACAAAATCCGGAAAAAAAAGAAGTAGCAGAAATGGCCAGGATAGTATTAGCAGCAGCCAGAACTGCTCCAAAGGGCAAGGGAATTGATGATATAGTAACTGCCCTGGCCGATAGGAAAGATATGGAAGATATCGCGACCGAGATGGAAAAGATCGCTGATGAAAAGGGTGATGGATTCCAGTTCCTGAAAAGGGATGCAGCAAATGTCAGACAGGCGGATGCCTTTATAGCTATAGGAGTAAAACATTCCGAGCCACTTAAATTGAACTGTGCTGCCTGCGGCTTTGCAACATGTGCAGATATGAAATCTCAAAAACGGACAGAAGGAGATTATGCGGGTCCTAACTGTGCTTTCAAGAACATAGATCTCGGTATTGCTATTGGATCTGCTGTGGCCAAAGCAAAAGACCTGTGCATAGATAACCGCATTATGTACTCGGCAGGAAGTGCTGCACGTTCCCTGGGATTGATTGAAGCGGATGTCGTTCTGGGCATTCCATTAAGTGTTTCAGGCAAGAACCCTTTCTTTGACAGGAAATGGCCCTGA
- the mobA gene encoding molybdenum cofactor guanylyltransferase: MRESVIFNAGIVGTMPRSALILAGGKGKRFGYKEKALIEIEGTPVISRIINTLEPLVDEIIISLRDKHQYNLLARLTGELPTAFDEYEGVGPLAGILAGLKTASYEYIFVTACDMPFPDPKIVELLFSRSQGHDCALIKRKNGSYEPLCAVYRTCLLIPLIEKSMRDNRYFILSPVFEMNDMVEVDIAEIEKIDPSLACLQNINTLDDLRAVRNDFTGS; encoded by the coding sequence TTGCGCGAAAGTGTAATATTCAATGCCGGGATTGTTGGCACTATGCCACGTTCGGCCCTGATACTTGCAGGAGGGAAAGGAAAGCGTTTTGGTTATAAAGAAAAGGCCCTGATAGAGATTGAAGGGACGCCTGTAATCAGCCGGATAATCAATACACTTGAGCCGCTTGTAGATGAAATAATAATATCCCTGCGGGATAAGCACCAGTACAATTTGCTTGCTCGGCTTACTGGAGAATTACCGACAGCTTTTGACGAGTATGAAGGTGTAGGCCCCCTTGCAGGCATACTGGCAGGACTAAAAACTGCCTCCTATGAATATATTTTTGTCACAGCCTGTGATATGCCCTTTCCTGACCCGAAAATAGTTGAATTGCTCTTCTCAAGGTCCCAAGGCCACGATTGTGCTCTCATAAAAAGAAAAAACGGCAGTTATGAGCCCCTTTGTGCAGTTTACCGGACTTGCCTGCTGATTCCCCTCATTGAAAAATCGATGCGGGATAACAGGTATTTCATTCTGTCACCCGTATTTGAAATGAATGACATGGTTGAAGTGGATATAGCGGAAATTGAAAAAATAGATCCATCCCTTGCCTGCCTCCAAAATATTAATACCCTGGATGACCTCCGGGCAGTAAGGAATGATTTCACCGGGTCATGA